In the Phycisphaerales bacterium genome, one interval contains:
- a CDS encoding polyprenol monophosphomannose synthase → MPQLSIIIPTYQEALNAPVLLQRINLARESGNLDCEVLFMDDDSQDGILEAVKKSEFPWARVIVRKSNRGLAPAVIDGFSHASGAILVVMDADLSHPPEKIHALVKAIENGAEMAIGSRYASGGSTDKQWGWLRQLNSRAATWMARPLTNAKDPMSGFFSLRKQLITQANDLSPLGYKIGLELIVKCSITKITEVPIVFVDRTAGESKLTLRQQWLYLRHLVRLYKYRLFNRRKKAHS, encoded by the coding sequence GTGCCCCAACTCTCCATCATTATTCCCACCTACCAAGAGGCACTCAATGCCCCAGTTCTTTTACAGAGAATTAACCTGGCCCGGGAATCCGGCAATCTGGATTGTGAGGTCTTGTTCATGGATGATGATAGCCAGGATGGCATCCTTGAAGCGGTAAAGAAGTCCGAATTTCCGTGGGCGAGGGTGATTGTCCGAAAGTCCAATCGGGGGCTTGCACCAGCGGTTATTGATGGCTTTAGTCATGCCTCTGGGGCCATTCTGGTGGTTATGGATGCAGATCTGAGCCATCCGCCAGAGAAGATCCACGCCTTAGTCAAGGCGATAGAAAATGGCGCAGAGATGGCAATTGGATCTCGTTATGCATCCGGCGGCAGCACTGACAAGCAATGGGGTTGGCTGCGACAACTCAATAGTAGAGCCGCAACCTGGATGGCTCGCCCACTGACCAATGCAAAAGACCCGATGTCAGGCTTTTTCTCACTCCGAAAACAGTTGATCACCCAAGCAAATGACCTCAGTCCACTGGGGTATAAAATTGGTCTCGAGCTCATTGTAAAATGCTCTATTACAAAAATTACTGAGGTCCCAATTGTCTTTGTCGATCGCACCGCTGGGGAGAGTAAACTCACACTCCGGCAACAGTGGCTATATCTGAGACACCTGGTACGACTCTACAAATACCGCTTGTTCAATCGCCGTAAGAAGGCTCACTCTTAG
- the asnB gene encoding asparagine synthase (glutamine-hydrolyzing), which translates to MCGIAGYISRGRPFQIDPSQVAGMLADLAHRGPDDQGVLVLRHGDKQVQQGGPELAEETCEVLLAQRRLSVLDTSDAGHQPMSSADGRFHLVYNGEIYNADALRMELQEQGIEFRGTSDTEVLLAALQTWGESVLNRLVGMYSLALLDVQRQQVLLARDPFGIKPLYWTCGRVGDEPIFVFASEPSPLLKVPGVSRQADRRRVAEYLLGIDGGDLSSSFFADIRALPPGHLIRIRVGDSGLPRAHRFWKLQTAPAALTFDQAVKEVRSCFLDAVEKHLRSDVPLGIALSGGIDSSAILMAMRQIAGPHADLHAVSYLARGSSVNEEPWIDLITKEAGAIRHDVLVQPEDLVNDLPEFIRSQGEPVGSTSIFASDCVFRGAQEAGLTVLLSGQGADELFAGYHGYAAYRMAGALRQGRLGAWWQLSGHCASDDGSSLQLRARSIGLSLPRVVRRRLRSLKAKGAELYPYLDPSWRLKTDATDDMDTAAWMSGTRLNHRLIDTLLRSSVPDLLRYADRCSMRHSIECRVPFLTTDLANLALSLPDDALIASDGTTKHVFREAIRPFVPDAIVDRSDKLGFPTPESQWMETLSDWVAEKLDSAFARDGLPIDLAAIRADFDRVREGRANYSWRFWRVVNLIEWAEIFDVSFSSPSAKSEPSYGD; encoded by the coding sequence ATGTGCGGTATCGCTGGATATATATCTCGAGGTCGACCCTTCCAGATTGATCCGTCTCAAGTAGCGGGGATGCTGGCAGATCTTGCACATCGAGGTCCAGATGATCAGGGTGTACTTGTGCTGCGCCATGGTGACAAGCAGGTTCAACAAGGTGGTCCGGAGCTTGCCGAAGAAACATGTGAAGTACTTCTCGCCCAGCGACGGCTGTCTGTGCTTGATACAAGCGATGCCGGCCATCAGCCAATGTCGAGTGCTGATGGGCGTTTTCATCTTGTCTATAACGGTGAAATCTACAACGCTGATGCGTTGCGGATGGAATTGCAAGAGCAAGGGATTGAATTCCGAGGAACTTCAGACACTGAGGTTTTACTTGCCGCCTTACAGACTTGGGGTGAATCTGTATTGAATCGTCTGGTTGGGATGTACTCACTTGCATTGCTTGACGTTCAACGGCAGCAGGTCTTGTTGGCCCGAGATCCGTTTGGGATAAAGCCACTGTATTGGACATGCGGGCGTGTTGGTGATGAGCCAATTTTCGTTTTCGCTTCAGAGCCAAGCCCGCTATTAAAAGTGCCAGGCGTATCGCGGCAGGCTGATCGGCGCCGTGTTGCTGAGTACTTGCTTGGCATTGATGGTGGCGATTTGTCGTCATCGTTTTTTGCGGATATCCGGGCATTGCCGCCCGGTCATCTCATACGCATCAGAGTGGGTGATTCCGGATTGCCTCGTGCGCATCGTTTTTGGAAGTTGCAGACGGCTCCAGCAGCATTGACCTTCGATCAAGCTGTCAAAGAAGTTCGATCGTGTTTTTTAGATGCTGTTGAAAAACATTTACGGAGTGATGTGCCACTTGGCATTGCGCTTTCAGGAGGCATTGACTCCAGCGCTATTTTGATGGCAATGCGGCAAATTGCGGGCCCTCACGCAGACTTACATGCAGTGAGCTATTTGGCGCGTGGCAGTTCCGTGAATGAAGAACCGTGGATCGATCTGATCACAAAAGAAGCAGGCGCCATTCGGCATGATGTCTTGGTGCAGCCGGAGGATTTGGTCAACGATCTCCCTGAGTTCATTCGAAGTCAAGGTGAGCCTGTAGGTTCGACCAGCATCTTTGCCAGTGATTGTGTCTTTCGCGGCGCTCAAGAAGCAGGTCTGACGGTGTTGCTTAGCGGGCAAGGTGCTGACGAACTTTTCGCGGGATACCATGGATATGCTGCTTATCGAATGGCCGGGGCACTGAGACAAGGTCGCTTGGGCGCGTGGTGGCAATTATCAGGGCACTGTGCATCCGATGATGGTTCATCGCTTCAGCTCCGTGCCAGGAGTATTGGCCTAAGCCTTCCTCGAGTGGTCAGACGCCGACTGCGCAGCCTCAAGGCCAAGGGGGCTGAACTTTATCCCTACCTTGATCCAAGCTGGCGATTAAAAACAGACGCAACGGATGACATGGACACAGCAGCGTGGATGTCAGGTACGCGGCTCAATCATCGACTGATTGATACGCTACTGCGATCCAGTGTTCCTGATCTGCTTCGCTATGCAGATCGTTGCTCGATGCGACATTCAATTGAGTGCCGTGTTCCATTCTTGACCACCGACTTGGCGAACCTTGCACTTTCGTTGCCAGATGATGCTTTGATTGCGTCAGATGGAACAACTAAGCACGTATTTCGTGAAGCGATTCGCCCATTTGTTCCGGATGCGATCGTTGATCGAAGTGATAAACTTGGTTTCCCGACACCCGAATCTCAGTGGATGGAAACACTTTCTGACTGGGTTGCTGAGAAACTTGATTCGGCCTTCGCACGGGACGGCTTACCGATTGATCTTGCTGCGATTCGCGCCGACTTTGATAGAGTTCGCGAAGGTCGTGCAAATTACTCTTGGCGGTTTTGGCGGGTTGTGAATCTGATTGAGTGGGCAGAAATCTTCGATGTCAGTTTCTCATCACCCTCGGCTAAGAGTGAGCCTTCTTACGGCGATTGA
- a CDS encoding twin-arginine translocase TatA/TatE family subunit gives MLLLDGSNESLLALLPFGMPGWTEAVIIVVIGLLIFGRRLPDVGRSLGRSIVEFKRGVRGFQDEIESESKHGGGAGQLPDDPGQAVSDAPPGQVKAGSSPTGGKSPF, from the coding sequence ATGCTTCTCCTTGACGGATCCAATGAATCTTTGCTGGCACTCCTGCCTTTTGGAATGCCTGGCTGGACTGAAGCGGTCATTATTGTCGTCATTGGCCTTCTCATTTTCGGTCGACGCCTTCCCGACGTTGGTCGCAGCTTGGGCCGAAGTATCGTCGAATTCAAGCGTGGTGTTCGTGGGTTCCAGGATGAGATTGAGTCAGAATCAAAACATGGTGGTGGGGCGGGGCAATTACCCGATGACCCAGGCCAAGCGGTGTCTGATGCCCCACCAGGACAAGTAAAGGCAGGATCCTCACCAACGGGTGGAAAGTCCCCCTTCTAG
- a CDS encoding MltA domain-containing protein, translated as MQPVRPALLLTTSLLLLNVACSQQKTDQASTTLPDYSRQLPPGDSALIKVTDPNKLPSLRDAWAAKDVYLLESCDASRRWFEAPSSRSHFPYEGITHEQAQASVIAFQTILENARSSAVFETEILDTFDVYVSRGCDDDGTVLFTGYFSPIFRASQQPSSEYPYPLYTRPADLVTDPTTGQPKGQQQSNGSVTPYPTREEIESSGMLKGTELVWLQDPLSTYLVHVNGSAKLLMPDNTTMYVGYAGKTDRPYKGLGRSVLDAGLVGRNQLSLATIRRLYRQDPETISKLINKNECYVFFTEYAGGNWPAGSLGVPVNQRASIATDKTVYPRGGVVMVDTQAVTIDRQREPLVRFMLDQDTGGAIKAPGRADIFMGIGPSAEVLAGGQFAEGKLYYFFLKPDHIAQYAPANKTRTTAVQ; from the coding sequence ATGCAGCCGGTAAGACCAGCTCTGCTCCTCACGACGTCCCTCCTACTCCTCAATGTTGCTTGTTCTCAGCAGAAGACAGATCAAGCATCCACCACCTTGCCAGATTACTCGCGTCAGCTGCCTCCTGGCGATTCGGCTCTGATTAAGGTGACCGACCCCAACAAGCTGCCATCTCTGAGAGATGCTTGGGCGGCAAAGGACGTCTATTTACTTGAGAGCTGTGATGCGAGCCGTCGCTGGTTCGAGGCGCCATCCAGTCGATCGCATTTCCCATATGAAGGCATCACACACGAACAGGCCCAAGCCAGCGTGATAGCATTTCAGACTATTTTGGAAAACGCCCGCAGTAGCGCTGTTTTTGAAACCGAGATTCTGGACACCTTTGATGTGTATGTGTCCCGAGGCTGTGATGACGACGGAACGGTCCTGTTCACTGGTTACTTTTCCCCCATTTTCCGAGCCAGTCAGCAACCGAGTTCTGAATACCCCTACCCCCTCTATACAAGACCAGCAGATTTGGTCACCGATCCAACAACTGGCCAACCAAAGGGGCAGCAACAAAGCAACGGCAGCGTGACACCGTATCCAACGCGAGAGGAAATCGAGTCATCAGGAATGCTCAAGGGAACGGAATTGGTCTGGCTGCAAGATCCACTGAGCACCTATCTCGTTCATGTTAATGGATCAGCAAAACTGCTGATGCCCGACAATACAACAATGTATGTCGGCTATGCCGGCAAGACTGATCGCCCCTATAAAGGACTGGGCCGCAGTGTGCTCGACGCTGGACTCGTCGGACGCAACCAACTAAGTCTTGCAACCATACGCCGACTGTACCGCCAAGATCCAGAAACCATCTCTAAGCTCATCAACAAGAATGAGTGCTATGTCTTCTTTACTGAATACGCGGGCGGTAACTGGCCGGCTGGTTCCCTGGGCGTACCTGTCAACCAACGTGCCTCAATCGCGACAGATAAGACGGTTTATCCGCGTGGTGGCGTGGTCATGGTTGATACACAAGCCGTCACCATCGATCGACAACGCGAACCTCTGGTTCGTTTCATGCTTGATCAAGATACGGGTGGCGCTATCAAGGCTCCAGGACGAGCAGATATTTTTATGGGTATTGGACCAAGCGCCGAAGTACTCGCTGGTGGTCAATTTGCAGAGGGCAAGCTCTATTACTTCTTCCTGAAACCGGATCATATTGCTCAGTACGCTCCAGCCAACAAGACCCGCACCACCGCCGTGCAGTAA
- a CDS encoding UbiD family decarboxylase, whose protein sequence is MSKHLGQFLDDLDAAGELARISAPVSPLLEITEFSQRMALNKAAQPSQYAAAFDPDHADLGGHALLFDNVTGSDFPLAINVFGSYSRMERALGCHANGGLAAIADKIAALTRPERPTSVRDLFEKARQFLSLLRLGPKRVRHGICQECVRLTSNGEVDLTRLPILKCWPLDGDPQGVGIDMTPDAAGTAQGEGRFITFAGIHTIHADDRNAKRPSSHNVGMYRSQLLDETHLAMHWHMHHDGASHWRSWKRLGQPMPIALCFGGESVMPYAATAPLPPGISELLMAGYLNGRGIPMVPAKTVPLRVPANSEIVIEGYVSTACGEIDWDPSSGEPLGPGAVFEGPFGDHTGYYSMPDRYPIVDVTAITHRKNAVFSATVVGPPPQEDYYIGKATERVFLPLLQVLVPDITDYHLPLFGCFHNCAVIGMKKAYPLQARRLMQSIWGAGQMAWTKMIIVVDDCVDVHSLDAVLQAIAEHADMDRDLEKVLGPLDILDHAAARLAAGGKVGIDATEKWPGEEVKGSRPKLQTGNPSDVTQLLKSSNVDWVDVQVLQWADSAEHFATGTGRIVFASIEKTGAGQGIEAIEQAFSAMGDAPGCDLLIVLDKRVDLTNMDEALFHMAANIDPQRDFIHRARRCGIDATCKLPDDARAGQPVRPWPPLIEMDEEVVARVDRQWSACGLSDTSCK, encoded by the coding sequence ATGTCAAAGCACCTCGGGCAATTTCTAGATGATCTTGATGCAGCAGGAGAGCTCGCTCGTATCTCTGCTCCTGTCTCGCCATTGCTCGAGATCACCGAGTTTTCGCAACGTATGGCACTCAATAAAGCCGCCCAGCCAAGTCAATATGCAGCGGCATTTGATCCAGATCATGCTGATTTGGGCGGGCATGCACTTTTATTCGATAACGTGACTGGATCAGATTTTCCTCTGGCCATCAACGTCTTTGGTTCTTATTCACGAATGGAACGAGCACTTGGTTGCCATGCGAATGGTGGTTTGGCAGCGATCGCGGACAAGATCGCAGCATTGACTCGCCCTGAAAGGCCAACCAGTGTTCGCGATCTATTTGAGAAGGCTCGCCAGTTCTTGTCGCTTCTTCGATTGGGACCGAAGCGTGTGCGCCACGGTATTTGTCAGGAGTGTGTCCGTCTGACTTCAAATGGTGAAGTGGATCTCACCAGATTGCCAATCTTAAAATGCTGGCCGCTCGACGGTGATCCACAGGGCGTTGGTATTGATATGACGCCTGATGCTGCAGGTACGGCTCAAGGTGAAGGTCGTTTCATTACGTTTGCGGGCATACATACGATTCATGCGGATGACCGAAATGCCAAGCGGCCATCAAGTCATAACGTTGGAATGTACCGATCGCAGTTATTAGATGAAACACATTTGGCCATGCACTGGCATATGCACCATGATGGAGCATCGCATTGGCGCAGCTGGAAACGACTCGGGCAGCCAATGCCGATCGCGCTGTGCTTTGGTGGTGAGTCAGTGATGCCATACGCAGCAACAGCGCCATTGCCACCAGGAATCAGTGAACTGCTGATGGCCGGTTATCTCAATGGCCGCGGTATTCCCATGGTGCCGGCAAAGACCGTTCCGCTGAGGGTGCCAGCCAATAGTGAGATTGTGATTGAGGGCTACGTCAGTACAGCGTGTGGTGAGATTGACTGGGATCCATCGAGTGGTGAGCCGCTTGGTCCTGGTGCTGTTTTTGAGGGGCCTTTTGGTGATCATACGGGGTATTACTCGATGCCAGATCGCTATCCGATCGTTGATGTGACAGCCATCACACATCGAAAGAATGCCGTATTTTCTGCAACGGTTGTTGGGCCGCCACCACAAGAAGATTACTACATCGGTAAAGCGACTGAACGCGTCTTTTTACCATTACTGCAAGTGCTGGTGCCTGATATCACCGATTACCATTTGCCACTTTTTGGATGCTTCCATAACTGCGCTGTGATTGGCATGAAGAAAGCGTATCCGCTTCAAGCGAGGCGACTGATGCAATCGATCTGGGGTGCTGGTCAGATGGCATGGACCAAAATGATCATTGTGGTTGATGATTGTGTCGACGTGCATAGCCTCGATGCGGTGTTGCAAGCAATTGCAGAACATGCTGATATGGATCGTGATCTTGAAAAGGTACTTGGTCCACTCGACATCCTTGATCATGCAGCAGCGCGTTTGGCGGCCGGAGGCAAAGTAGGCATTGACGCTACTGAAAAATGGCCAGGCGAAGAAGTAAAAGGCAGTCGACCGAAGCTCCAAACAGGCAACCCCTCAGACGTGACTCAGCTATTGAAGAGTTCCAATGTCGATTGGGTTGATGTTCAAGTGTTGCAATGGGCAGATAGTGCGGAACATTTCGCAACCGGAACGGGTCGTATTGTTTTCGCAAGCATCGAGAAAACCGGCGCAGGGCAGGGAATTGAGGCAATTGAGCAGGCATTTTCTGCAATGGGCGATGCGCCAGGTTGTGATTTGCTGATCGTGCTCGATAAGCGAGTTGATCTTACGAATATGGATGAAGCGCTCTTTCATATGGCGGCCAATATTGATCCTCAGCGGGACTTTATCCATAGAGCGAGGCGATGCGGCATCGACGCGACATGCAAGTTGCCCGACGATGCCCGAGCTGGTCAGCCAGTGCGACCTTGGCCACCACTGATTGAAATGGACGAGGAAGTTGTTGCACGTGTTGATCGTCAGTGGTCTGCATGTGGCTTGTCTGATACCTCATGCAAGTAG
- a CDS encoding ABC transporter ATP-binding protein, translating to MPNEPAIDVRGTAKTYRGGIQALRGVNLRVERGEIFGLLGPNGAGKSTLVKIFMTVIKPSLSEGMLLGKPIGHKPTLRRVGYLPEHARLPHYLTGYQALLYYGGLTGQSRRSCRRTAEHLLKTVGMSSWAKKRVSTYSKGMLQRIGLAQAMMNKPDLIMLDEPTDGVDPVGRREIRDLILSLREQGTTIFINSHLLSELEMICDRVAILVQGQVNMQGTIDDLTAASQRIDISFQGPSPQWLREHPELNVNTKNNTTTIHAKNQVAVDVQWILDRLRSEQRVIESFATRRETLEDLFMRAVTDEDTGQVADIGAAKKKSQINTGGAK from the coding sequence TTGCCAAATGAACCAGCTATTGATGTCCGGGGGACGGCGAAAACCTACCGTGGAGGTATTCAAGCGCTGCGCGGCGTCAACCTTCGCGTTGAGCGAGGTGAGATCTTCGGTCTTTTGGGTCCAAATGGCGCCGGCAAGTCCACACTCGTCAAGATCTTTATGACGGTGATCAAGCCCAGCCTTTCAGAGGGCATGCTGCTGGGCAAACCAATTGGACACAAACCAACTTTGCGCCGCGTCGGCTACCTACCAGAACACGCTCGTCTGCCACATTATCTTACTGGCTACCAAGCACTGCTTTACTATGGTGGGCTGACTGGCCAATCACGTCGGTCTTGTCGCCGGACTGCGGAGCATCTCTTAAAAACTGTGGGCATGTCTTCTTGGGCAAAGAAGCGTGTATCAACATACTCCAAGGGCATGCTACAGCGCATCGGCCTTGCTCAAGCCATGATGAACAAACCTGATCTCATCATGCTCGACGAACCTACTGATGGTGTTGATCCAGTGGGACGCCGCGAAATTCGCGATCTCATCTTATCTCTAAGAGAACAAGGCACCACCATCTTTATCAATAGTCACTTACTCAGTGAACTTGAGATGATCTGTGATCGAGTGGCCATCCTTGTACAAGGCCAAGTAAATATGCAAGGGACCATCGACGATCTGACCGCGGCAAGCCAACGGATCGACATTTCATTCCAAGGCCCTTCACCTCAATGGCTACGAGAACACCCAGAACTCAACGTTAATACTAAAAACAATACAACAACAATTCATGCAAAGAACCAAGTAGCTGTTGATGTGCAATGGATTTTAGATCGGCTCCGTAGCGAACAGCGTGTCATTGAGTCATTTGCAACACGCAGAGAGACACTTGAAGATCTCTTTATGCGAGCTGTGACAGATGAAGATACAGGGCAAGTCGCTGACATTGGAGCAGCAAAAAAGAAGTCACAAATAAATACTGGTGGTGCCAAATGA
- the proC gene encoding pyrroline-5-carboxylate reductase: protein MATFRLSIIGLGNMGGAALHGLLEANILKPQQIVVAEHDEERRQRAADLGCATSQDAAQIASADQIMLAVKPQGFSEVGAWIGKLLEPTVVISVMAGVPSKKISDMLGPLAKVVRVMPNTPCRIGRGMTAIALGHGAAQEDAALATEIFDALGHSVQVDEAHIDAATALGGSGPAYVFLLAEAMVRGGIEMGLEEHIALQITDHTIAGAGQLLLESEPDAAALRAMVTSKGGTTAAAIDLMLEHKFDEIVLKAVKAAQKRGQDLGNQ, encoded by the coding sequence ATGGCAACTTTCCGACTTAGCATTATTGGGCTTGGAAATATGGGCGGTGCAGCCCTTCATGGTCTACTTGAGGCGAACATTCTCAAGCCTCAGCAGATTGTGGTGGCAGAGCATGATGAAGAGCGACGCCAACGTGCGGCTGATCTTGGGTGTGCCACCTCACAAGATGCAGCTCAGATTGCCAGTGCCGATCAGATCATGTTGGCGGTCAAGCCACAAGGCTTCTCAGAGGTTGGTGCTTGGATCGGCAAGCTTTTAGAGCCAACAGTGGTCATTTCAGTCATGGCTGGTGTGCCGAGTAAGAAGATTTCCGACATGCTGGGTCCATTGGCGAAGGTCGTGCGCGTCATGCCCAATACGCCTTGTCGAATCGGTCGCGGTATGACAGCCATTGCACTAGGGCATGGAGCAGCACAAGAGGATGCCGCACTCGCAACCGAAATATTCGATGCCTTGGGACATAGTGTTCAGGTTGATGAAGCACACATTGATGCAGCCACGGCGCTCGGAGGGTCTGGTCCAGCTTATGTGTTCTTATTAGCGGAGGCGATGGTGCGCGGTGGTATTGAAATGGGCCTTGAGGAGCACATCGCTTTACAGATTACAGATCATACGATTGCTGGTGCGGGGCAACTTCTACTTGAGAGTGAACCTGATGCCGCGGCGCTCCGTGCCATGGTTACCAGTAAGGGTGGGACGACCGCCGCTGCGATTGATCTTATGTTGGAACACAAGTTTGATGAGATTGTTCTCAAGGCAGTCAAGGCAGCTCAAAAGCGAGGTCAGGATTTGGGTAACCAATAG
- a CDS encoding acetyl-CoA carboxylase carboxyltransferase subunit alpha — protein sequence MAATETYTGTYVLPFEKPAIELEKQIEALESSEQASNYEQERASLQRNRDSLLEKLYQQMTPWDTVRVARHPARPQTSDYIRMLFRDFRELHGDRHFGDDPSIVTGLGRIGSHKVMVVGHQKGKSTQEKVACHFGCAHPEGYRKALLKMQLAEKYNLPIVTFIDTPGAYPGVKAEERGQAQAIALNLREMSRLKTPIISCVIGEGGSGGALGIGVGDRTAMLEYAWYSVISPEGCAAILWKQSNEETNQLAASALSLTAKENLANGLVDHVIPEPLGAAHRNPTEVAATLERWITDQLSDLLRFQPQSLVQRRYEKLRRIGRLQEYGPV from the coding sequence ATGGCAGCAACTGAGACATATACCGGTACCTATGTCCTTCCTTTTGAGAAGCCAGCGATCGAACTTGAGAAACAGATCGAGGCGCTCGAATCTTCTGAGCAGGCTTCCAACTATGAACAAGAGCGTGCTAGTCTGCAACGAAACCGGGACAGCCTGCTGGAAAAACTCTATCAACAGATGACACCTTGGGACACCGTCCGGGTAGCTCGCCACCCTGCACGCCCTCAAACTTCTGACTACATCCGCATGCTCTTTCGAGACTTTAGAGAACTGCATGGTGATCGACACTTTGGTGATGATCCCAGCATTGTGACCGGACTGGGTCGAATCGGCTCCCATAAGGTCATGGTTGTTGGACATCAAAAAGGAAAGTCGACGCAAGAGAAAGTAGCCTGCCACTTTGGCTGCGCCCATCCAGAGGGCTACCGAAAGGCGCTGTTAAAAATGCAGTTGGCAGAGAAGTACAACCTTCCAATTGTGACATTCATCGATACGCCTGGCGCTTATCCAGGTGTCAAAGCTGAGGAACGTGGGCAAGCTCAGGCAATCGCTCTGAATCTTCGAGAGATGAGTCGCCTCAAGACACCAATTATCTCATGTGTGATTGGCGAAGGTGGTTCAGGCGGCGCCTTGGGTATTGGTGTTGGTGATCGCACTGCAATGCTGGAGTATGCCTGGTACTCAGTTATTTCTCCCGAAGGCTGCGCGGCCATTCTGTGGAAACAGAGCAATGAAGAGACCAATCAGCTTGCAGCCTCAGCCCTATCTCTCACCGCCAAAGAGAACCTGGCCAATGGCTTGGTTGATCATGTCATTCCAGAGCCTCTTGGTGCTGCCCACCGCAACCCCACCGAAGTCGCCGCCACGCTTGAGCGATGGATTACTGACCAACTCTCAGATCTACTCAGATTTCAACCTCAATCACTGGTTCAAAGACGCTATGAGAAATTGAGAAGAATTGGCCGTCTTCAGGAATACGGCCCCGTCTAA
- a CDS encoding TraR/DksA C4-type zinc finger protein gives MAKKKITKKTTKKSSKKAPAKKKAPAKKKAPAKKKAPAKKKAPAKKKAPAKKKAPAKKKAPAKKKAPAKKKAPAKKKAPAKKKAPAKKKAPAKKKAPAKKKTAKKTASAGGTTASNRRRGRTVAEVAAASTADGDGYVIVAGRRVRMMAGLIAKKTRRTKAALTAAALSAEEQVSQSLKAIKTSLTAKELKAFMSMLYERRKSLMHDLGAMENHALRANKDGSSQMPIHPADLGSDTYDQDLNLGLAAKERQLIREIDEAIQRIKKKTYGICQASGKVIPLARLNAKPWAKYTVEAARERERHMNS, from the coding sequence GTGGCAAAGAAGAAGATCACCAAGAAGACCACTAAGAAAAGTTCTAAGAAGGCTCCAGCCAAGAAGAAGGCTCCAGCCAAGAAGAAGGCTCCAGCCAAGAAGAAAGCTCCAGCCAAGAAGAAGGCGCCAGCCAAGAAGAAGGCGCCAGCTAAGAAGAAGGCGCCAGCTAAGAAGAAGGCGCCAGCTAAGAAGAAGGCGCCAGCTAAGAAGAAGGCGCCAGCTAAGAAGAAGGCTCCAGCTAAGAAGAAGGCGCCAGCTAAGAAGAAGGCTCCAGCTAAGAAGAAAGCTCCAGCCAAGAAGAAAACAGCCAAGAAGACCGCCTCCGCTGGCGGCACGACCGCGAGCAATCGCCGCCGCGGTCGCACCGTGGCTGAAGTCGCTGCTGCTTCTACTGCCGATGGCGACGGCTATGTCATCGTTGCTGGCCGCCGAGTACGCATGATGGCAGGACTCATCGCGAAGAAGACCCGACGTACCAAGGCTGCATTGACCGCTGCTGCATTGAGCGCCGAAGAACAGGTTTCACAGTCCCTAAAGGCAATCAAGACAAGTTTGACTGCCAAAGAGCTCAAAGCGTTCATGTCGATGCTGTATGAACGTCGGAAGTCACTGATGCATGATCTGGGAGCAATGGAAAATCATGCACTTCGCGCCAACAAAGACGGCTCATCACAAATGCCAATCCACCCCGCTGATCTCGGTTCAGATACCTATGACCAGGATCTTAATCTTGGCCTGGCTGCCAAGGAACGGCAACTCATTCGGGAAATTGATGAAGCAATACAACGTATCAAGAAAAAGACATATGGCATTTGCCAAGCATCTGGCAAGGTGATTCCACTGGCCAGACTCAATGCGAAACCGTGGGCAAAATATACTGTTGAAGCCGCTCGGGAACGCGAACGTCACATGAATTCATGA
- a CDS encoding signal peptidase II — protein sequence MAWLVLVCVVLAGLSIDLVTKRLAFEYVTSSPVELDRDTLINKPWFDPIESHDGTEALPWNLLDFHLVLNQGAVFGIGPNQRAFFIIFTVIALVIGLFVFGWLTSARSTIAHFAIGLILAGGLGNLYDRLLIGRVRDFLHMLPDVELPFGWSWPGNQTGEVFPWIFNVADVLLLTGMGLLLIHAMIDDRAENRKAQASKTDSPGQE from the coding sequence ATGGCGTGGCTGGTTTTAGTCTGCGTTGTTCTGGCTGGCCTCAGCATTGACCTTGTGACGAAACGCCTCGCTTTTGAATATGTGACTTCTTCGCCAGTAGAGCTAGACCGAGATACGCTCATCAATAAACCTTGGTTTGATCCAATAGAAAGCCATGACGGTACTGAAGCCCTGCCTTGGAACCTTTTGGATTTTCATCTGGTCCTAAACCAAGGCGCCGTTTTTGGCATTGGACCAAACCAACGCGCGTTCTTCATTATCTTCACAGTCATTGCACTTGTGATTGGTTTATTTGTCTTCGGTTGGCTCACATCAGCGCGTAGCACCATTGCGCATTTTGCCATCGGACTTATTCTGGCTGGTGGGCTTGGAAACTTATACGACCGACTGCTGATTGGACGGGTCCGTGACTTCTTGCACATGCTTCCAGATGTTGAGCTGCCCTTCGGCTGGAGCTGGCCGGGCAATCAAACCGGCGAAGTTTTTCCTTGGATCTTCAATGTGGCTGACGTCCTCTTGCTCACAGGTATGGGACTACTACTCATTCATGCCATGATCGATGATCGAGCTGAAAATCGAAAGGCCCAAGCAAGCAAAACCGATTCACCCGGCCAAGAATGA